The following proteins come from a genomic window of Pichia kudriavzevii chromosome 1, complete sequence:
- a CDS encoding uncharacterized protein (PKUD0A02420; similar to Saccharomyces cerevisiae YGR027C (RPS25A) and YLR333C (RPS25B); ancestral locus Anc_4.163) — MPPKAQQSKAAKAAAAMAGGKKSKKKWSKGKVKDKAQHLVILDQEKYDRILKDVPTYRFVSVSVLVDRLKIGGSLARVALRQLEEDGVIKAVSKHSKQMIYTRATN, encoded by the coding sequence ATGCCTCCAAAAGCACAACAATCCAAGGCAGCAAAGGCTGCAGCAGCAATGGCTGGTGGTAAGAAGTCCAAGAAGAAGTGGTCCAAGGGTAAGGTTAAGGATAAGGCACAACACTTAGTCATCCTTgaccaagaaaaatacGACAGAATCTTAAAGGACGTTCCAACCTACAgatttgtttctgtttccGTCTTAGTCGACAGATTAAAGATTGGAGGTTCTCTTGCTAGAGTTGCATTAAGACAAttagaagaagatggtgtTATCAAGGCTGTTTCTAAGCACTCCAAGCAAATGATCTACACCAGAGCTACTAACTAA